One window from the genome of Garra rufa chromosome 1, GarRuf1.0, whole genome shotgun sequence encodes:
- the slc25a38a gene encoding mitochondrial glycine transporter A: MEFSLAHPAVKAFMCGSLSGTCSTLLFQPLDLVKTRLQTLQNVKPGSGRIGMVTVFMSVLRTEKLLGLWRGVSPSFVRCIPGVGIYFSTYFTLKQRFFTDGAPGPLQAVLLGAGARCIAGVCMLPVTVIKTRFESGRYKYSSVLGALRCVCQTEGPKALFSGLTATLLRDAPFSGIYVMIYSQAKYTLPQEVSQSSYAPLANFSCGILAGVLASILTQPADVVKTHVQVSPDVFSRTSDVVRYIYKEHGLVGFFRGAVPRSLRRTMMAAMAWTVYEQLMAQMGLKS; this comes from the exons ATGGAGTTCTCACTG GCTCATCCGGCTGTGAAAGCGTTCATGTGCGGCTCTCTAAGCGGGACGTGCTCTACGCTGCTCTTCCAGCCACTGGACCTGGTGAAAACACGTCTGCAAACCCTACAGAACGTCAAACCCGG GTCGGGTCGGATCGGCATGGTCACGGTGTTTATGAGTGTCCTGCGGACGGAGAAGCTCCTCGGACTGTGGAGAGGTGTTTCTCCT TCATTTGTGCGCTGTATTCCAGGAGTCGGCATCTACTTCAGCACGTATTTCACTTTAAAGCAGCGTTTTTTCACTGATGGGGCCCCGGGGCCCTTACAGGCTGTACTGTTGGGAGCCGGAGCCAGATGCATCGCAGGGGTCTGCATGCTGCCTGTCACCGTCATTAAAACGCGCTTTGAG AGCGGCCGCTATAAGTACAGCAGTGTGTTAGGAGCGCTGCGGTGTGTGTGTCAGACAGAGGGACCAAAGGCTTTGTTCTCAGGTCTGACAGCCACACTGCTTAGAGACGCACCGTTCTCTGGGATATACGTCATGATCTACAgccaggccaaatacacactgccACAAG AGGTTAGTCAGTCGTCTTATGCTCCACTGGCAAACTTCAGCTGCGGCATTCTAGCTGGTGTTCTGGCCTCCATTTTAACCCAGCCAGCAGATGTAGTAAAAACTCATGTTCAAGTGAGTCCAGACGTCTTCAGCAGGACGTCAGATGTGGTGCGATACATCTATAAG GAGCACGGATTGGTGGGTTTTTTCCGTGGGGCGGTTCCTCGCTCTCTCAGGAGAACCATGATGGCGGCGATGGCGTGGACAGTGTATGAGCAGCTGATGGCTCAGATGGGCCTCAAATCCTGA